The following is a genomic window from Solidesulfovibrio sp..
ACATCATCCGCAAGCAGGGCGTGGGCGCCGGCGTGCCCTTGACCGGCACGGTCAAGGCGGCGCTTCTGGCCGAGCCGGCCGACAAGGACCTGGCCGCGGCCTGCGCCGACGTCTTCCCGCGCTTCGACGCGCTGTTCGCCGACGGCGACTACCGGGCCGTGCTGGACCTGCTCTACGAACTGCGGCCGGCCGTGGACGCCTTTTTCGACAACGTCATGGTCATGTGCGACGACATGGACGTGCGCCTCAATCGCTTGAACCTGCTCAAGTCCCTGGTGGACCGCCTGGGCCGCGTGGCCGACTTCGCGGCGCTGCAGGTGTAGGGCAGGGGAAGGGGAAGCGAAGAAGGAATGCAGGAAAGAGGCCTCCGGCGGCCAGGAGGGGCGACGGCCCCTCCTGGACCTCCCGAAAGGGGGGAGATAAACCGTACGGATGGATTTTTTGCTTGACAGGTTTGACGAGTCGGGCTAATTGGTCCTGCTTCAGCGAACACTACACGGAGGAACGATCCTTGGCCAACCATAAATCCGCCATCAAACGGCACCGCCAAAGCCTTTTGGCCCGGGCTCGCAACCGGGCGGTCAAAACCCGCGTGCGCAATGTCATCAAGGCCGTACGCGCCGCCCTTTCCGCCGGTGACGCCGCCGCCGCCGAAACCGCCCTGCTGAGCGCCACCAAGGTCCTGGACAAGGCCGCCACGAAAAAGGTCATCCACTGGAAGACCGCCGCCCGCAACATCTCCCGCCTGTCCACGGCCATCAACAAGGCCAAATAAGGTCCCAGGCACACCGTTTCCAGACAAGATTGTTTGCCCGTCGCGGTTCGCCGCGACGGGCTTTTGTGCTTGGTCCGCGTGACTACGGCTTGATGTAGGCAAAGCCCTTGCGCTGCAGATCCACCAGCTCCACCACGCCGGCCGGCACGATGGCGCAGGCCGGGTGGAGCTGCTCGGCCGGCACGCCGAAATGCCGCATGGCGTTTCGGCACACCCGCACCGACAGCCCCTTGGCCGCCAGGTCGCCGATAAGGCTGGCCTGCTCGCCGTCGGCCGTCAGGAGCCCGATGGCCGGGCCGTTGACCAGCAGCACCACCGTGAACGCCTCGTGCACCAGGGCATCGAGATAGTTGGCCACGTTGGTCAGGGCCATGCCCAGGGCGGCCGCGTCCGTATCCACGTGAAAAACCACGTCGAAGTGCATTCCCGGCTCCTTTTTTCCGATGTCACGCCAGGCGCAGCCGGGCCGCGTCCGGCAACGCCGCAACCACCCGGCCGATGACCGCCGCCAGGTCGCCGGCGTCGGTCAGCATCCGCCGGGCCGCCGCGACCTTGCCCTCGGGCACGGCCAGCACCAACCCGCCCGAGGTCTGGGCGTCAAACACCAGGTCGCAACGCACCGGATCGAGCCCGGCGGCCACGGACACCGTCCTGGCGCAGTGGTCGCGGTTGGCGAAGCTTCCGGCCGGGAGCATCCCCAGGCCGGCCAGTTCCACGGCCAGCGGCAGGAAGGGCACCTCGGCCAGGGTCAGCTCCACGGCCACGCCCGAGGCGGCGGCCATCTCCAGCAGATGCCCGCCTAGGCCGAAGCCCGTCACGTCCGTGGCCGCCTTGAGCCCAAGCTCCCGGATCACCCGGCCGCCGGCGGCGTTG
Proteins encoded in this region:
- a CDS encoding DsrE family protein, producing MHFDVVFHVDTDAAALGMALTNVANYLDALVHEAFTVVLLVNGPAIGLLTADGEQASLIGDLAAKGLSVRVCRNAMRHFGVPAEQLHPACAIVPAGVVELVDLQRKGFAYIKP
- the rpsT gene encoding 30S ribosomal protein S20, whose product is MANHKSAIKRHRQSLLARARNRAVKTRVRNVIKAVRAALSAGDAAAAETALLSATKVLDKAATKKVIHWKTAARNISRLSTAINKAK